From the Xylella fastidiosa genome, the window CAACACAATCTTCGCCCTGGAATGGGGGAGATATACCCAAATCAGAGACGAAACCGGTAAGCACATCATCACGCAAGATGAGCGCACCTGTATGCAATGGACGGCAGAAACTCTTGGGGAGTTTGATTACTACGAAGCGGAAGAGGTTTGTCGTAACTCACGCATTGGTGGTTACGACGATTGGCGTCGTCCTACGGACGAAGAGCTACTGGCCGTAACACGAGGCATTGCGGCATGGACCTGCACCCCGAGTGAAAACACAAGGATAGGGAGCGCATGGGTTGGCGGAATGGGTTGTCTGTCTACAGAGGATACAGATGACAAATTTTCGGTTATCGCTGTGCGCGGGCCGGTGCGTACTGACGCCACTGCTACACCAAAGGCAGGTGAGTCATGACTGGCATTGGCTACAGCAGTTATAGCGACCCACGCCTACAACCACCGCAAGACGATGCTAAAGAGTATTTCGCAGAACGGGTTAATGCTCGCGTTCAAGACTATTTAAGCGACCCAGAAAAAATCGAAGAAGCCGATGAATGGGTGGACGGTACGTTATCGGAGGCCCATTACAAAGAGATGGAAATCGTTTTAGCGGATTTACATGCCCTGCCTTCGGATCAGTTAAGCGACAGCGATGTATTAGCCCGTCTTTACGCACTGGCCGAAGTGCAAGGACTCGCACGCATGGAACAACTGCGCATCCTTGCTGAGCAGGACGTCAAGGAAGAAATGCGCCACGAATCAGAATGCTTTCACGCGATGTGGGGCGATGTCATGCAGGAGGAATACGCATGATTCCTTGCACCATCACCGCACGCACCAAGCAGGGTGTGTACACCTACACCGGCCTGTTTCAGAAAACTGTTGAGGCCAAGTCTGACGCCTACCGGCGCTTTGGGTTCCCAGCCGTTATTGCCGTCACAGCCATCCACCGCAAATAAATGCGAAACAACACGCATCCCAGCCCGCCACGTGCGGCGTGATTTGACACAAAAACCCCCGAGATTTTTCGGTAAAGGAATTCCTATGTCACACCTGGATCACAATCGCAATTTCTGTATGGGTTATTGCAATCATCATAATAGGGTAGACATCTACGGCACCCCTGTACATTGCAGGAAGTGTGCGCCTCATTTATTTCTCGCGTCTGCCGACGACGTGAACGGCCCCCTCCGTGACTATCTCGACTTGCGATATCGGCTCAGTCGTCCAGTAAGCCTCAGCGATCTGACGGAGGTGCTCAAGCGGATTAACTCCGGGAAGGATGTCGAAATCGTAACACCCACGATGGATCCGATGCCCTGACTATCAAGCAGGAAACCCACCGATGAACCGCTATCGCACACCGAAAGAACAACACGCTGCACGTTGCAATGACTACGCGCACCCTGGGTTAGCCAGCTGCATTTTGCGCGATACCCGAGCAATGCCCAATGCACTACGCATCGCCAATTACCGCGTTCGCCGCGCGCACTACGAAGCCGCTAAAACGCTTTCTTCAACCCTGATCAAGCACTAACACCATTGCTGGAGGACACCATGTCTATCACTACAGAAAGAACATCGTTAACAGACCTCGAACACCTATTTGAAGTCGCAGATGGCGGAGTGCTCGCCCAAAAATTTGCAAAAGCGCTGAGTGATGTGGCGTTGGCCATCAGCTACACCCGCAAACAAGGTGAGGTCACGCTCAGCTTAAAAATTAAGCCCATTGGCGAATCCTCGCAAGTCATGATCGATCACACCTTGAAATACGTTGAACCCAAGGAACGCGGCAAAGTCATAGAGGAAGACACCACCAGCACGCCAATGTATGTCGGGGCACGCGGCAAATTAACGCTCATCCCAGAGACACAACAGCAATTGTTCGCTGAAAAAAACTAGTCATCACCCATTAAATAAACTGAAAAAAGGAGCTGATTCATGGACAAAACAGCCATAGAACATATTCAACAAACCGCCATTGATGCTAATAAATTCCGTTTACCGCCTGCATTACAGGATATCGCGGTAGCGATTCCAGATAACTATGACATCAGAAATCTCGAATCTTTCTACACATTACGCTCGCGTTTCCGTGGAGAAATGAAAACCCAATCTATTACCGACTTCGTGCAGTACATCAAGACAAAAGGAAATGGCGAAGGTTTTATTAATGCAGAAAATCTCAGTGCCAAGATATTTTTCAATCTCGGTACAACAGAATCACCCGGTCATGGCGACTGGACAGCCACGCTCACACTTAACGCCACAGCAGCTTACAAAGCACTGCTGGATATTGACGGTAAAACACTCAATCAGCGGAAGTTGATTGATTTCCTGGAAGATTGGGCACCGCTGCTGTCGGCCACATCACAAGAAAGCCTTGATGAACTACCGCTGACGACCGCGATTAACGCGATTCGCAAATTAACTATCAAGAAAACCTCAGAGTCAGAATCAACTCAGGGCGAATTCAATACATCACGCTCCAAGTTCGATGATATCGAAGCCAAATCAGCTATTGGCTTACCGATTGGTTTCACCTTCAGGACCCAGCCGTATCTTGGATTACCGGAACGCAGATTCCTGCTACGGCTGTCCGTATTTACCGACGAAGAAAAAGAAAAGCCACTCATCACACTGCGCCTCATACAGCGCCAAGCACAGCAGGAAGCGATCGCCCAAGATTTTAAAAGCGTGTTGTTTCGTGCGCTTGAAGGACACGCCACGCTGACCATTGGCACATTCTCCGCATCCCTTTAACAGAGCGAAGCTGCCATGAACTCCCTGTCTGTCATCAAACCAAACAATGCCATGCCTATGACAGCCGAATACCGGCAGTCGATCCGTACCGCATTGAAAACCAGTCTTTATCCTGGGGCTTCAGATACCTCTGTCGATATGGTGTTGGCCTATTGCCAAGCGGCTGATTTAGACCCGATGACAAAACCCGTTCACATCGTGCCGATGTGGATTCCAGAAAAGAAAGTCGATGGGCGCGTTATGTCATCGGCAGGCATGCGCGATGTGATCATGCCCGGGATCGAACTGTATCGAACCAAGGCACACCGCACCGGCGAATACGCCGGACAAGATGAAGCCGTGTTTGGAGACACCGTCTGCGAAACACTGGGCGGCGTGCAGATACGCTATCCGTCATGGTGCCGCATTGCGGTGTACCGCATGGTTGCTGGTGAACGCGTCCGGTTTGCCGCAACCGTGTATTGGCTGGAAGCCTATGCCACCGCAAGAAAAGACAGCCCCGCCCCTAACAGCATGTGGCAAAAACGCCCCTTTGGGCAGTTGGAGAAATGCGCTGAAGCCTTGGCATTACGTAAGGCATTCCCAGAAGCCGTGGGCGCTCAACCGACGGCTGAGGAAATGGATGCCGGACGACACACGATTGAGGGCGAAACGATCCATGTTGCCCCCATCCCCGTTAACAAAGACATCAGAGACATCAGCGGCCCTTACCCACAAGAAGAATTTGAAAAGAATTTTCCAAAATGGTGTGACCTGATTGAATCAGGAAAAACCACGGCAGATCGCATCATCACGATGCTGCATAGCAAAGGCAAAGGCCAATTAAGCCTAGAGCAACTCACCGCCATTCGCGCCTGCGCAGAAGACACCAGTGCTGAGCCTGTGCCTACAGACAACACCCCACAGGAAAGCAACACCACTGACACGGAAGAAAACACATGAACATCATTGAACTGACCCAAGGCACCCCGCAATGGCACACCCACCGCGCCAAGTATCTCAATGCCAGCGACGCACCGGCCATGATGGGATGCAGCCCCTATAAAAGCCGTGCCGAACTGATACGGGAACGCGCCACGGGGATCACCCCTGACTATGACCAAGCCACGTTACAACGTTTTGCTGAGGGGCATCGCGTTGAAGAACTGGCACGCCCCTTGGCAGAACGCATCATCGGTGATGACCTGTATCCCTGTGTTGGTGTCGATGACATGTATTCGGCCAGCTTCGACGGCTTGACCTTGCTGGAAGACACCGTCTGGGAACACAAGCAACTCAATGACACGATTCGCGCCGCCATGACAGACGGCAGCACCGGCCAAGACCTGCCATTACATTATCAAATACAGATGGAACACCAGAGCATGGTGTCCGGTGCCCAACGTGTCCTGTTCATGGCCTCGGCCTGGAACGGTGAACAGCTCATAGAAGAACGTCATTGCTGGTACACCCCCAACCCCGAATTACGTACCCGCATCATCAACGGATGGCAACAACTGCAAGCGGACATTGCCGCCTACCAGCCTGAGCCACCACCACCGCCTGCGGCCTTGGGGCGTTCACCAGAGCAACTACCGGCATTGCATATTGCAGTCACAGGAACAGTGACCACCTCCAACCTGCCGCACTTCAAAGCCTGCGCACTAGCCGTATTGCACAACATCAACCGTGACCTGCGCACCGATGAGGATTTTGCCAACGCAGAACAAACCGTGAAATGGTGCAAAGGCGTCGAGACGCGCCTAGACGCCACCAAACAACAGGTATTAGGACAAACCGCCGACATCGATGCCGTCTTCCGCACCCTGGACGAAATCGCCGAAGAAACCCGCCGCGTCCGTCTTGAGTTGGATCGCTTGGTGAAAACCGAGAAAGATCACCGCCGTACTGAGATTGTCCACACCGGCCTGAAGACCCTGCGTGACTACTACGCCAGCCTCAACGCGAGGTTAGAGGAGTATGCCCTACCGATTCCGGCTGATTTGCCTGCAAAGATCGGTGACACCATCAAAGGCAAGAAGTCGATGATCAGCATGCAGGAGGCTGTGAGCGCCGCCGTGGCTCACGAGAAGATCAACATCACTGCCCACGTGGAACGGGTGCGCGCCAATATCACCGTGATGGAAGCATGTGAGGCGGCTTACCGCTCCCTGTTTCCAGACAGGGTGAGTCTATGCATCAGCAAAACACCCGATGACCTGCGCAATCTGATCCTTGCCCGCATTGCCGATCATCAGCAGCAGGAACAGGCACGCATCCAAGCCCAACGCGAGCGCCAGAACACCGCAGCAGCGGTGCCCGTCCACGTGCCGCCATCACCACATCCCTCCTCGGAATTGAGTTCAACCACCAGCAGCGCCACTGCCGCACCCGCATCCAGCGGTGACCTCATCAGACTGCGCCAGATCAATGAGTGGATTGCCCCGCTAGCGATCAATTCCGATGGATTAGCGTCACTGGGGTTTGTTCCCGTCAGTACCGAATACGACGTCAAGTGGTACGCCGCTGCTGAATTTCCTGTGATCTGTCATGCCTTGAAACAGGTGTTGTCCGACGCTTCATCCCGCACCGCCATCAAGCAGGCCGCGTGATGGAACGCCCCATCAATATCAAAAGACAATGCCCCCTATGAACAACACGTTTGAATACAAATTCTCAGATGACTTGATCGCAAAGGCGCGGCACTGGATTAATCCGGATGGAAGCCAAGGCGGGATTGTTTCTACTGAGGCCAATATTGCTTCCTCTGCAACGATCAGCAAAGGCGCCATTGTCTTTCCTAATGCCGTCATCCATGAAGACGTCTTCGTTGGGCCAAGAAGCACCATTGGAGGATATTCCACCATCCAAGAAAGTTCCTATATCGGCCCTGATTGCCACATTGGCGTACAGGCATCCATTGGTGCGCAATCATTTCTCCGCCAGGGGAACATCATTGGGGAATACACCATCATCTTCAGCCAGGCAAATATTGGCGAAGGCTCCCAGATTGAAAGCCATTGCTACATTGGTAGTGAGTTAAACGTTGCTGATTTCGTCATCATCAGAAAATGTGCGGACATCGGCAGCTCCGTTTCCATTGGTCGGCGCGTCACCATTGGCGAGTATGCAACCATTAACAAGCGATGCATCATCGGTAATGAAGTCAACATTGGGCGCAGCGTCTCCATAGGGCGTTCCGTCACCATTGATGACCAGATCACCATTGCTGCTTTGACATGCATTAGAGCGCATGTCATTGCGAGCAAGGAGATGGACAGAAAGCTGTACGCGCATCTACTTGACGTCATCAATGACACCGCCACCAAGCGCACTGGCCATAGCAATTACAAACTTTTCTTAACTCCTGAGAAAGCCGCGCATGTGCTGAAGGAGGCATCGTGAGCTTGACCCACATTCACCGCTGCGGTACCGTCTTCGGTAAGGAGTGTAAGAACTCCGTACATAGCGGTACCCGCATCCGAAAACCATGCGGTTTTTTTACGCCCGCACGTTTTTACGTCGGGAGGGCGGCAGCGATACAAGACCCGCAAGGGGAAAGCTGCCCGCCGTCTATGTCCGGTTTCTTACCCTCCCGACACCCACAGGTGCGGCGCGTAAGAACGTCTCTCCTGTGTTCTTCCAATGACATAGGAGACGTTTTTATGACGCAGTTACCTGCTGCCGTGTGTTTTTCCGGCAAATCCCTTTCCATTATTGATCGTGACGGTACGCCGTACTTGAGTGCACGCGAGTTAGCCCGTGCTTTGGGCTATGCCGATGAACGATCCGTATTGCGCATCTATGCACGTCGCACGGATGAGTTCACCGAACAAATGACCTGCGTGGTCAAATTGACCCCTCAGGGTGAGCAGGCCCGTGATATCCGTATCTTCAGCCCCCGTGGCTGCCACCTGGTGGCGATGTTCGCCCGTACTTCAGTCGCCGCCGCGTTTCGTCGCTGGGTGCTGGATGTGCTGGAAGTCCTTCCCTCGATCCGCAAGACGGGGAGCTATACCGCTACCGGAGCGCTCGTGAATGACGATGTGCTCTACAACATCTGGTTTCTGTGCTGCCACTTTAAAGGACTGTACGAAATGTCTTTTGAAAACAAGATTCCGCAAGCATTGTCTTGTCTTGGAGCCAGGAAAATGGGCGGAAGGCTTTACACCC encodes:
- a CDS encoding DUF1566 domain-containing protein, which produces MSTIYPNTIFALEWGRYTQIRDETGKHIITQDERTCMQWTAETLGEFDYYEAEEVCRNSRIGGYDDWRRPTDEELLAVTRGIAAWTCTPSENTRIGSAWVGGMGCLSTEDTDDKFSVIAVRGPVRTDATATPKAGES
- a CDS encoding YfdQ family protein; this encodes MDKTAIEHIQQTAIDANKFRLPPALQDIAVAIPDNYDIRNLESFYTLRSRFRGEMKTQSITDFVQYIKTKGNGEGFINAENLSAKIFFNLGTTESPGHGDWTATLTLNATAAYKALLDIDGKTLNQRKLIDFLEDWAPLLSATSQESLDELPLTTAINAIRKLTIKKTSESESTQGEFNTSRSKFDDIEAKSAIGLPIGFTFRTQPYLGLPERRFLLRLSVFTDEEKEKPLITLRLIQRQAQQEAIAQDFKSVLFRALEGHATLTIGTFSASL
- the bet gene encoding phage recombination protein Bet; the encoded protein is MNSLSVIKPNNAMPMTAEYRQSIRTALKTSLYPGASDTSVDMVLAYCQAADLDPMTKPVHIVPMWIPEKKVDGRVMSSAGMRDVIMPGIELYRTKAHRTGEYAGQDEAVFGDTVCETLGGVQIRYPSWCRIAVYRMVAGERVRFAATVYWLEAYATARKDSPAPNSMWQKRPFGQLEKCAEALALRKAFPEAVGAQPTAEEMDAGRHTIEGETIHVAPIPVNKDIRDISGPYPQEEFEKNFPKWCDLIESGKTTADRIITMLHSKGKGQLSLEQLTAIRACAEDTSAEPVPTDNTPQESNTTDTEENT
- a CDS encoding lambda-exonuclease family protein, with product MNIIELTQGTPQWHTHRAKYLNASDAPAMMGCSPYKSRAELIRERATGITPDYDQATLQRFAEGHRVEELARPLAERIIGDDLYPCVGVDDMYSASFDGLTLLEDTVWEHKQLNDTIRAAMTDGSTGQDLPLHYQIQMEHQSMVSGAQRVLFMASAWNGEQLIEERHCWYTPNPELRTRIINGWQQLQADIAAYQPEPPPPPAALGRSPEQLPALHIAVTGTVTTSNLPHFKACALAVLHNINRDLRTDEDFANAEQTVKWCKGVETRLDATKQQVLGQTADIDAVFRTLDEIAEETRRVRLELDRLVKTEKDHRRTEIVHTGLKTLRDYYASLNARLEEYALPIPADLPAKIGDTIKGKKSMISMQEAVSAAVAHEKINITAHVERVRANITVMEACEAAYRSLFPDRVSLCISKTPDDLRNLILARIADHQQQEQARIQAQRERQNTAAAVPVHVPPSPHPSSELSSTTSSATAAPASSGDLIRLRQINEWIAPLAINSDGLASLGFVPVSTEYDVKWYAAAEFPVICHALKQVLSDASSRTAIKQAA
- a CDS encoding UDP-3-O-(3-hydroxymyristoyl)glucosamine N-acyltransferase; translation: MNNTFEYKFSDDLIAKARHWINPDGSQGGIVSTEANIASSATISKGAIVFPNAVIHEDVFVGPRSTIGGYSTIQESSYIGPDCHIGVQASIGAQSFLRQGNIIGEYTIIFSQANIGEGSQIESHCYIGSELNVADFVIIRKCADIGSSVSIGRRVTIGEYATINKRCIIGNEVNIGRSVSIGRSVTIDDQITIAALTCIRAHVIASKEMDRKLYAHLLDVINDTATKRTGHSNYKLFLTPEKAAHVLKEAS
- a CDS encoding BRO-N domain-containing protein, which translates into the protein MTQLPAAVCFSGKSLSIIDRDGTPYLSARELARALGYADERSVLRIYARRTDEFTEQMTCVVKLTPQGEQARDIRIFSPRGCHLVAMFARTSVAAAFRRWVLDVLEVLPSIRKTGSYTATGALVNDDVLYNIWFLCCHFKGLYEMSFENKIPQALSCLGARKMGGRLYTHLVDGMDGGVLRIEKALGPHMEQAAQKVMGNARRHIQ